The window ATCTCGTCGATGTTGGTCTCGTCGCGCCTGTCCATTCCCAAGAGCTCCAAAGCGCCCTCGGACAGCCTATAGCCATCTGTTTTTATTGGTGAATAAAAATAATGTAAATAATATCTTGTTCCAAGAATATATTCTTGGATCACATACTTCTGGCTGTGGTCGATGCCCAGCTTGAAGTCATGGTAATCCTTCGCGATGAAAAAGCCCCTTCCGCCCTTGGCTCCGTAGTATTTTATGAGCACGGGGCGGTCGATTTCCTTCGGATCGGATATTATCGTGGGCATCTTTATTCCAGCCGAGGTGAGCCACTCCCTC of the Candidatus Thermoplasmatota archaeon genome contains:
- a CDS encoding DUF1297 domain-containing protein, with product REWLTSAGIKMPTIISDPKEIDRPVLIKYYGAKGGRGFFIAKDYHDFKLGIDHSQKYVIQEYILGTRYYLHYFYSPIKTDGYRLSEGALELLGMDRRDETNIDEMYKLGSQEELKRLGIYPSFVVTGNLPLVIRESLLPKVFSMGERVVERSLELFGGMIGPFCLETIV